The genomic region GTGTGCGCCAAGATGAAGGCCAAGAAGTCCCGTACCGTTCACGTCGCCACCGTCAACACCCGGTCTACGGGATACTCGTACAATAACAACTACAATCAATTCAGTAGGTGGACTTACAAACCCCCTTACTGGTTATCATATCAATATGAGTGATAACAACCACTTCAGtgtacatgtttaattattatggCGCTTCTCGAGCTTGACGTTTTTAAcagtcatatacatgtattgctaTCCTTGCCGATCTTGTCTGACGATTACATAATACATTCGTCTTTTTTTCCAGACAAGCCGCCTGGAACGGTTATGTCGAATATGCCAGCTCCTCCCCCGTACAGCCAAGTGGCATTTCAGCAGCCCGGGGCTGGGGCGTACCCCCCACCGCCCGCCTACCGTGAGACAGTCACTCCCTATCCACCACCACCCAACGGTGGCACCCAGTCTACCAGCTTCAGCACCGGAAATAACGCTGCATATCCACCGCCGCCTCCTGTGTACTAAGCCAGTGTATTGCTTAGCATTGGAAATTCAGCTCAACTAACGtagttttattagttttgagCATATTAGTAAAAGCAAGGCCGCTTGTTTACGAGATGTCCTTTCAATAAACGATTTTGTAAAAAGTTATTCTCAATATGCATTATGAACACCTATATAAAACTACTCCTCATATCTGTGATAATTATCATCATGCGTACATGTCATAGCTGATGTTGATTCTTTGTACATTTTGAACGGACGGTTTTGAAGTTTACCATTTTGTGTccttttcattttgtttatagcCAGTTTTGTCGATTTTAGATATTTTCCCCCATTTTTGTGtcttaaacataatttgaatttcattttgttaaaattgtttctaattttagttttatactGTTTTTGTTCAGTGCACAATGGCTGGCCCATTGCCCCCCTTTTTATTTGCgctaataaaacattcaaagaaaataacTGCGTTTCCTTCACTTGCATATTGCTAcaattttaatggaattttatttaaaataataccaatatcaaatgaaaactttaatgtcatcaaagcaaaaagcaaaaacatggatcacaacaaataaatacttataACCTAGTCATTAACACACTTTAAAAGCGTCCCCGCGTCCACTAGTAGCTACATGTAGTTCAAAGATTGCTCAACAACCCAAAACTAGCTGATGCAGCTACATAGTTCTTTAATTTCTGGCCATATTTTTAAGTTTAGAGCagctacaatgtacatgtaaatgagTTTATGCTGGGAATGTTCAACATAGATTCatgaaacatttacaatgtCTTTCATTTATGATGGAAAAAATAGGAATggcataacaaacaaaaaaacattcttaatggatgtacaaaacaaacaaattttatgGATGTATAAAACAATGCAGATGTAAGCAATGATTACAAGAACTCTTCATCTCAAAAAACAGACATGAACAAAGCAGACTTTGTTCCCAAAATTAAGATCTTACCTAACAACAGTTAATGTGCAAACTAAACAGAATGTACACTTTGTTTCCATAACAATTAAGTTTCTGTTACACTGTTTTTTTGCATGTATATGCATAACTTACAGCATGATCAATCTTTGAACAGGTTACTAAGAACACTAATAAGTTCCAAAATCAAATACAATAGTCCACAATGTTAAACATGAAATTCAATACGGAACTATCTGACAAACACTCGTACGAGATGGTACAATGTGCAGTTCATACTAACACTTATCCACCTCTCAAATACTGTTCTCCATGTCCGAGATTTCACCGTCCGTGTTGAATGACTGCACGTCATCCGACTCATCGCTCGCTTCTGGCGTCGATTCCTCCTCACCAGCCAGTGCCACACGGGCATAATCATCTGTGTCAATGGACTTGCAGAAGTGGATGGCATACTTCAATTTCTCCTGCAGCACGAGCTTGCAGGAGTAGCGTGGCATCTTGAGCAGGAAGAAGCAGGTGTAGCTCTCTGGCAAGAAGTGGTCCGGGGGATGGTACTTGTCCAACACCTGCAGATATAGTACAGTTTTACAGATGGTTTCATAGTGCAATGGAAGCAGCTGATAGTTGCCAATATATTTGTTACAGTTATACATGTGACTGTCACTGAAAAGAAACATTCAAGACCAAGACACCTTTCATCTTTCAAATGCTAAAAGTACTACAACTATGTCAGATCAcgtttggcattttttttcatatttatatgcAAGAGCCAGATTAACATGCCTTTTCATCGGCCTTCACCTACCTGCAGTACAAAGTCCCTGCCACGGAAGTCTGCGATAGTGCGCGGCAGGCGAGTGCGGCCCCACACGAAGCGGAGGAACAGGGACCTCTCTGCATTGGAGAAATCTTCCATCACCTCCCAGAACCACTGCACCAGCGGTGCTGTTGCGTCCACACCCTTGTATGTGGCTACTGACTTGAGCAGGTTCAAGGGAATGTCTGGGCTGCCACACACCTATACATTAATAGAGaatcatgcatatatacaaGTATTATTGTAGAATTGAGTATTTTGTACCATACATGTTACACTAATTTTCAAGCAAATGAAGAACAATCTTAAAATAAGAGAAATAATGACATTGACAACATCCTTTATCTAATGTCTTTATAAATTGACAATTGATAGTGAAGAATTAAACCTGCCAAGattcataatttaatttaagCTACAAAAGGCAATGCAGAACTCCAGATTGCagcaagatttttttttgacaatgGCATTTCTTCAATAGGATGTATGATCAGTGGACTGTAACTAAAATAGCTTTTTAATaccatttattgtattgtttgaaacataatatgTGTACAAGTTCCatgaaaatttgataaaacaagtTAAATTTATGACATGGATTTCTTTCGACAGGGATTTCTTTTTATCTAAGATTTTGTCTTTTGAGCGAGTTTTGACCTGAGGTTACCCATATTCATGCATGTTTCAGAAAACATGCAGACACATAATTATTCTGagcaagtttcataaaaattagATGAAAACCATTCAATGTATTTGAGATTTGACCTAGTACCCTAGTTTGTGACTAGAGGTAAATCATAACTGTTGTTCGAGACAACATGCAGACAAGTtttctgaccaagttttataAGAACTGgataaaaacttttaaatttatgacAGTTGTTTTTCcatctaagatttgacctagtgacctagtttgtGACCTTAGGTGATCCATATTCATAATTGTTCAAGGCAACACACAGATAACTattctgaccaattttcataacaataaGATAGAGAATAGAATTTATTAAACTGAATAAAATCTTTAATGTGGATTAATTGCCCACCCATTCCATCATCTGCCCGGTTCTTGCCATTCCACAATCTAAAgtttttgaaatttcaaaactgcaaagtgtaatttatttaaaaagtgtttcatttatttcagtccTGTAGATACATAATATGGTAATAGAAGGACCAAATCTTGGATTGACAGCACCAAATGTATATCACTTTAAGCCAAAACCTTTGGCAGGGGATAATAAAGATAGTACgtgaaaaatatctaaaataccAACAAAAAATTAACAGGACAACACAGGCTAGCAGTGTCCTGTTGTCAAGTAGATTCAAGATTTACTTCTATAGCTTAATAATGTTAATGGATATAAATGAGTCTGACATACCATGGTTTCCATCTCAAGACCAGTAAAGAGGGACAGGAGGGGCACAGGGACTACCTTGCTCATGCCTTCCCGCACCCACTTTACATGCTCGTCAAACTCGTGCAGCCTGAAACACACATTAACCATACTGGGACTTGAGTCATGTGGCATATATGCAGCTTATATGCATTTATGTTATCAATGTGAAaattgtaatgaaatattttgtgtatgtattgCAATGAATCTAGCCTTGTAGCTCTACTACTGAACATAAGGTACCCATTATATATGCCAATATCTCTCAGAAGTAATGTATGTCAttacacaaaatgaaaattaaattttattgactcgTCAGCactgaaagtaaaataaaatttaaggccAAATTATTTCCGAATATACCTGGAGTTCATGGCGAGTCTGATGTACTCAGCACGGTTGTCGGTAGTGATGCGAACATGTTTGTTGGAGAGGTGGACCTCCTGGCCCGTGGAGCTGGGCACGGAGAACGGCATGTCTGCCCGTCGCAGTTCACCTTCCTCCATCTCCTTGATACACATCAGACCTTAAACACAACACATGTTAAAACTTcatgaatttaatattattcaaatttttaTGTTAGGAATACTGTAAAAgcagttttcaaaattatgatACCTATAAATACTTAAACAAGGTCCTTTATCTAACTTAGTGACTTTTTGACAATAAAGACAATTTCATATAAGTGAAAAAGTTATCATGACTTATTTATCCTTAAAAATGCCTGCAAACCCTCCTTTTAGCATAGACAAACACACCAAACCTGGAACAAAGTCCTTGTCCATCTCTGTGAGGTCCCCGACAGACAGTGGCATGCCAGCTAGCTGCTTCCACACAGGCTCAGCCAGGTTGATGCTCAGTGGAGACCCACTTCGGATAGCAATTCCAATCAACATCCCTGGAAttacacaatataatacatgaaTACATCACTAAATAAATTTGCCATCCCTCTAATGAAGGCAAAGAGCATGATATTTTTATCCTTACTTGAATTAAGAAATTTGATGTTAAAACAGCATGCCATCATACTTCAACATACTGCtctgaatacatattttgtttgataacaagAAAGATCAAGAATAGTAACAGGTTCCAAAGAATGATAACTGTTTTCATATCCCATACTTACCTAGGAACTTGAACATGTTCTGGTGAATGGCTTGGTTAAGCATGGGGTTGAGGAGGAAGCAGTCTCTGTTCGCACCCGACTCATCACGGCCGTTCGGGGTGACAATGAGGAGAGGTAGGGAACCGTTCTGTAGCTCATCACACATCTCAGCTATAGACTCACTGTAGCCACCACCACAGTCATCCACACTCTCTCCTggaaataattgaaatgttatgGTTATGAACAAcatgatagtataaaaaaacacaagttaTTACTTGGAAATACATCAATACACatgatattaaatatcaaatgacataatatttaaatcagAATTTGTTCTTGGATGGTAATAAATGCATTCAGTTAACTGTTAATAACATCAAGATAAGTGACAACATACACAACtggataaaatatttttttgttgccAGTTAAATGCAGATGTGTTTATTTGGCCGTCTTAAAACCTGCTCACTCACCTACAAACTTCACCTTCCAGACCCTGTGAGGCAGCATGAGGGAGTCTGCTCCAAACACACCCATCTGTTGGGACATCTGACCAAACACTGACTTGATCCCATCAGGCCCCGCGACCCCGCCCTTCGCCCGTGACCTCTTTACCTGGATACGGTTAAGCTCCAGCACTGGGCCATGCTGCTTGTCCCGGACCATGGTTGCCTGAACAACCTTCCGAAAGGCCGTCTCCTTTAGACAAGAGAAAAGATTGGCATTATCGATTCAAAAACCTTATCATTCCTTAATTTTGCATATTGTATAATGACAAATTTCAGTCTTCAGAGGAATTTAATGTTTCTATATGCAAACAGTGACCACTGCAGACGAATAAGATATAATTGTCCAAATTTTTGAACactctttttatttatttcaagtgcTTGTACCTTTGCACTGGAGACAATGACCCCACGTAGCTTATCAAGGCCTGCGAACACCTCCCACTTCTCCCGTTCCTGGCCTGTTTCCTGGAGGTCAAACATGGAGATTGACGGGCAGAACAGGTCTGAGAAGTGGTGCAGCAGGACCAGCCGGTTCCGCAAAACTGTTATTGGGATAGTCTGTAGGTGGTTGTACTCCATTGGAACAGCCGTTGGCAGCTTGCCAGCACTCACTGGCTTATTGGTCGACCAAGCAAGGCTGTGGGCTGAGCCACATGCAACTCTATTTATCTTCTTTCCTGCAAGGTTACCAATTGTCATATGTTACTGTGCATGTTTGCACTAAATTACATGTcctaatatcattataaaaatatacactttacattaacattatattaCAGGATAATGATTCTGACTGACCTTGCAGTGCAGCGACAAGCCTTGGTCTCTGTATGGCGTTGGTGGTGCCGTCACCAAGCTGTCCCTCATCATTGTCCCCCCAGGAGTACACCTCCCCAATGTCTGTGCAAGCCACGCAGTGCAGCGAGCCACACGCTATGTCCACCACCTTCTTCCCTTGCAGGGCTGACACACGCCGGGGACGACGCACATGGTCATCTGTGCCATGACCAAGACGGTGGTAGTCTCCTTTGCCCCTAATTCAAGGGATActttattacattattaatgATCATCAAATTCTACTTTATccaaatcaatatatacatttagtCATACATTATTTGAATCCAAAACGTAAATTTGTAGCATATTAAACATTGGCTTTAgacaaaatctttcaaaatctGAAAAACATCATAAATGTTCAGAAACTTGACATGGCCCTCAATCTCTTTGCaaccaatgaaaaacattcattacACACTCATGCCTGACCAAACTTTAACAAACGGCACAATGCGCTCATTTGATTAAAATCACTAGTCAACTAGTCAGTGGATATAAGGATGTTGGTAAACAACCACTACATGATATAAAGGCCTGGGCTGTGTGATTTCCAAAAAGAAATTTTCAAAGAATTTGctatataaaaacatcaaaaatctAGGAGCCTTGAGACGGGGCTCTTTTCCCACCCTATGGTCGtaatttgaacagttttggCAATGTCAAAGGTCTGGGCTATGTGGTTTCAGAGAAAAGGATTTTCATAATTTGGGAGCTCTGTAGGACCACATTTGACCCAAGggacattatttgaacaatcttggtaaaggaccaccaccTGAAGTTGCATACCAAATATCATGGGTCTGGCCCATagggtttcagatatttaaagttttaacatGTTGATGCTGGACGACGAACGCTGTGATCAATCACAATAgttcaccttgagcactttgtgctaaAGTGAGCTAACGAAACCTGTGGTAGGAAAGCCCTCCATAAACCCTACCTATCCACCAAGATTGATCAcaatatgtcatccctaactaaagttattcagtaccaaatgGTTATCTATTctcagtaacagtgactttgacccgaggggccccaaatgcaatcccttgaaaggtctccataaactcttcctatataccaagtttggtcaaaatatgtcaaccctaacttaagttattcagacCCAAtcgttttgctatttttagtagcagtgaccttgatcctaggggtcCTAACGCAATCCTATGAAAGGGCTCCATAAACACTTTCTttctaccaagtttggtcacaatctgtcaaccctaacttaagttattcagtactaaccatttttctttttttagtgacagtgaccttgaccctgaccTTGGGGCACCAAAAGCAAtactaccgtattttctcgactataagacggggaaattgggtcccgatttttacccccaaagtaggggacccgtcttataagcgagtcgataaaatattaaaaaaagattcaagtcaaaatcagtaaaattttacataggATATTCTTCTATCCAgtatatcgtctgctgatacatgtatggggcaattaagtaaacaacaacacgaaatctcttcaccgcgcgtgctctgacgtcacacagtgtaccgttatatctgcattttttctcatggcgcgtgtcagtataattagtttgacagatatatcaaatcaataaattggaatcttaatatgatgtaggtacctagctgtcaatttgattaacaaatgacaatgcgaatatgaatcctttatgttcgtcgccaatcaagggacaatattgcctaaagcattattgctaaacaaacacctatttatgcctcggcttttcgcagttatgttattgaagccatttattttatcgaagaacttcattggtgtcttcaataaaaaaaactaaaacaaacatatgttgttattgattaattataacaattccgataagtaacgacctgtcctgcaaacttatgtactcatttttaacctacctccaaatagagagctcacagttgaccgccattttctttgagtaaaacaaaaacagttaccgcgaaagtcgataattgcccgttgagcttgaacatttttacactaTAGGAAGAATTTTAGATTTGCctaaaaattgaccccgtcttataagcgagtcgaaacaaaaagcaccagatttcatgggcaaagttagggggccgtcttataagcgaatcgccttatagtcgagaaaatacggtacgAAAGATCTCCATTAACTCTtcttatataccaagtttggtcacaatacgTAAACCCTTACTGGTTAGTTATTCATTACCAaccacttttctatttttagttccaatgaccttgaccttgaccctaggtgccccaaacacaatcccatgaaaggggtccccataaactcttcctatatactaagtttggtcactatCTTAAACTAAAATTGTTCGATACCATAGGTAAGTTTGACTTcatgaaaacctggttaaaattgtgcttgttaaaaacaataaaaaagaagaaatcaaGGGCCATAGTTCGTATTTAGATTTAATacagagttatgtaacctaattgtgtgatggctaCTATGTGAAGTATGAAGGCCATTGAATGAACAGTATTTTAGATCTTAGTTAAAACCCAAATTTGCCCAATGAGTGaacttgccctaaaacattAACCAGACATCCAGGCAGGGACAAGTAGAATAGCCATCTTATTCTTCAAATTTGGTTATGTGTACTAACCATGTGAAGACAGCCCCTGATTTGGTGAGTGAGACGGAGAACTGTGACCCACATTCCACCTTGATAACACCCAAGTCCTGCAGGGAGTCGATCTTACATGGCACCTTCACACCATCACTTCCACCTCGACCTGTGGATAGTGTGCTGTATGAAAGCTTTTGTAGATTGTTTGTTAAAAGACCTCTCTCTATACAGCATTCTAGCATACTCTATTTTGCACACGCACAGGTTTAAGTGCAATTTACAACCATAGACTTTTTTCACACATCatatacagaaatgaaattcTATTTCTTTTCAGTACATATACTCAGTAACAAAAAACTGAACAGATAACTGAAATCTACACTTAGTCTTGTAAACCCCCAAACtaaaaatcccccccccccattataTATCTTAAGCCTATAAAAGAAACTGATGGTAAACATGATCATCCTGAACATCCTCAATCCGTACCCAGTTTTCCATAGTCACCATCGCCCCATGACCAGACACAGTCGTTGTCGGTGATACAAAGGGTCTGGGCATCCCCACTCCCACATGCTACGTCCAGCACACGGCAACCTTTCAGGGCCTCTACctggaaaacaaaaacaatgatccCATTATGgagaaaacaaacaatcataaGCTTATCTAGGTCCCCTCCAAGAATTATGCAATAATAGCAAAAGACAATAATCAATCAGATAGTCGTTCCTTAACACTGTTCCAAGAAAAAAGGTAACAGGGGGCCAGAATGGagattaattataattgtcttGGTGGGGTTGTTAAAGGAGTTTAAATTGTCTCAATTGGGCATGTTTTGGGAATTATAACCTTGCTTGGTGGGGGAGGTAGGGTAAAACTACATATTCTTATGTGTTGGTTGGGGGGTCTCAAAGGCCAACAAACTCCGGAGAGATTTTCATGGGTTCCCaatctaaatttaaaaacagacaTGACTCATCACAGATGATTGAATAGCGTACCGATAGTCAGAAATATTCTTTAATTTCCGTAACAATGACTATAATATGTCATCGGTGCTCTTTGACCACTTTATTATGTCGACATTTTATGTCATACTGCACATTggtggcataatttaaacagaaaacataCGTTTCAATAGGGTACAATACTTAACAGCTTGAACAGCCTGGCTGTCAACCGGTTTAAAATGGAAGGATAATTGGCTTAAGATGTACTTGCAAAAAACATCTATTGAACAaattttagatttattatttttttgacaaaaatgtaagGGAATCTCAATATTATATATCCCCTGATACTTGTATTTTCTGAAATgttttgtgttgtatttttaacctgctgaaacataaaatatccAAGGAGCCTTATTTCTGAAATAGTCAAACAAATGTTGGAAGAGGCTTTGAAATGTGTTGAAGGggtgaaaacataattataattgtcTTGGTGGTCCCCCTTGTCAGTTCCTACTCCCAATACATTTTTTCCTGGAACAGTCCTTAAAGTAATTTTGGAAATGAAATCAATACactaaaatgacatttattcaaaatggaaGTGACTGGAAAAATACCGGTTTGGttaagaaaataacttttcCGCAGGTATGGTTCGTTTGAACATGCAAGCAATCCAATTGATCAACAGTCATAATTGGTTAAAAATTGAAAAGCTTATTAGCACTTTAATTCACTTAAACAATGGCTGCAGGTCTTAATCTAAATTAAACCCACTGAGAGCACATTATTTGCAAAGAAACAACAGTGATACAGCCAAACTACAACTGCAGATGCTCACCAGTTTTGGGCGAGACTGGTCATCACTGTCCCCGTGCCCGAGACGGCCATATCTGCCCTTTCCCCATGTGAACAGCTCCCCAGAAGATGTTATGCAGGCACTGTGGGCCCCTCCTGCTGCTATGGCAACCACCTCCTTCCCTCGCAAAGACTCTATCACACGTGGACGGTCACAGGGGCTAGAACATTTGAGAAGTGTTCCTTATACACACAGGCCAATAGCATGGCAAAAAttccttttatgtttatggaAAAATGCTCTACAGCTAAACTGAAACACTTGTCTGGTTCACTTTTAAAGATAGTTACCATAATGAAGTAAAGTATAGTTCTTAATATTATCATCATTTGATATTTGCTGACTGTAATTGCTTGTCACAATGTGAGACAGGTATTTTATTCCTTGAAGGAGCTTTTGAAAACCTTGTATACTACGAGCCTCACCTCCTGTTTCCATGGCCCAGTTTTCCATCCTCGCCTTCCCCCCATGAGTAAACCTCCCCCTCTGCGGAAAGAGCAAGGCAGTGCTTGCCCCCGGAGTTTACTGCCACCTTCTTGATGAACACATGCTGGATGGACTCTAGCAGGGTGGGTGCAGCAATAGACTCTGTCCCGCCCACTCCCAGCCTCCCACCTGCACCGTAACCCGTCGCGTACACCTGATAACatgataaaatgtacaaaatttaAGCATAAGAGCTGTAAGCTcacataaatgcataaacataaatggCCTAATATTATCCTTAAAATATTTTGGCGAACCATTAACCTGAGATTCAAGTAAATAAGAAGTTTGTATACTTTTAACAAGCTTCAAAATACCTTGCCATCCGCAGTGACAGCAAACAGCGTTTGCTCCCCACCAATAAGCTGTAGAGGTCTGAGGGCGGAGAGGGACTCACAGCCAACAGGCAACTTGACCTTCGCCCCTTCAACCCCACCCAGCTGACCCCGGTGGTTGTGGCCCCAGCCCCAGATCTGCCCACTTCCGCCCCACGACAGTGTCCAATCTTCCGGCCTCCTGGAGAGAATACATTCCATAGGATTGCTTGCAAATTTGTCTTTCAATTGATTATTCTAACAGCTGCATTGTACCTTATAGTACAGACTAGGAATGCACAGTATGTGTTTCTTACAAATCTGCATAGTATATCTACTCTTAAACACTTGTATCGTTCCTGCTGAAGCCAAAGTACTACAAAGTATACCTATTCTAAAACAGTTGTATTGTGTACCTATTCATCCAGAGCAGAAGCTGCTCATCCAGCTCTGTTCTAAACAGGTTATGGTTGGCATGGTCGAGGTTAGTCTCCTCCTCTTCGTCCCCAATGTCCTGCACCTTCTTGCCAACTTCCTCCATGAACGCCGCTGGCAACCTCCCGCGGCGCACCATAGCCGTCACTACCCGGGCGGCCATACAGTACCGCCGGAACCATGCCCACTTGTGTGCCAAGTCAGTACAGCAGGGCAGAGAGTCCAGGCCAAGGTCACATGCTAAGGCCACTAGCACcttaaacacaaatatttacattcatgtaCTTTTACTTCAAACTGATCATCACCAAAATGATTATTAACTTaaagttaaacaatttatttcaacttatgaCTGGGACcaatatattacatacaattCATTCGAAGGCACTCTAAAAAGCTCTGTTAAAACTTCAGAAAATGTCAGTTCG from Mya arenaria isolate MELC-2E11 chromosome 3, ASM2691426v1 harbors:
- the LOC128228865 gene encoding cysteine and tyrosine-rich protein 1-like yields the protein MSLKMSLTDLWICFAFILSLAQGIAGGETCTYYNTYGYYTSGYCDGYCCSKTDDYCCSSWGWIAGVVVGAIVFVAVVAVVVFMVCAKMKAKKSRTVHVATVNTRSTGYSYNNNYNQFNKPPGTVMSNMPAPPPYSQVAFQQPGAGAYPPPPAYRETVTPYPPPPNGGTQSTSFSTGNNAAYPPPPPVY